One window of Treponema denticola genomic DNA carries:
- a CDS encoding cytidine deaminase, with the protein MEISSQLENLFKTALGAAKNAYAPYSNFHVGAAILLKDDSIVTGVNVENRSYGLTNCAERTAIFKAVSEGKTDFKAIAIATPDADYPVSPCGACRQVISEFMGGDTPVIFGSSLDNVVLTDVKGIYPFDALHELKK; encoded by the coding sequence ATGGAAATTTCAAGTCAGTTAGAAAATTTATTCAAAACAGCTCTTGGGGCTGCAAAAAATGCCTATGCCCCCTACTCCAATTTTCATGTGGGAGCGGCTATTTTGTTAAAAGACGATTCGATTGTAACGGGTGTAAATGTAGAAAACCGCTCATACGGCCTTACAAACTGTGCAGAGCGGACTGCAATATTTAAAGCGGTTTCTGAAGGAAAAACGGATTTTAAGGCCATCGCTATTGCAACGCCCGATGCGGACTATCCCGTAAGCCCCTGCGGAGCCTGCAGGCAGGTTATTTCGGAATTTATGGGCGGAGATACGCCGGTAATCTTCGGTTCATCGCTTGATAATGTAGTGCTGACGGATGTTAAAGGAATCTATCCCTTTGATGCCCTGCACGAATTAAAAAAATGA
- a CDS encoding nitroreductase family protein — MNFNDFLSLMKKRQSCRSFDYSKPVSKEDLIFILEAGRLSPSACNSQPYEVFVAQSEKAKIIADAKMGSFNKFIDDCNTFLVITEDNYSLPAKIGSLIKKVDFKAIDIGILTANLVNAASALNLETCILGVFDEKRIQKLIERKKRIRLVIALGYPKEGYPLREKTRKDFDDNMHFL, encoded by the coding sequence ATGAATTTTAATGATTTTTTATCGCTTATGAAAAAAAGACAAAGCTGCAGGAGCTTTGATTATTCTAAACCTGTTTCAAAAGAGGACTTGATTTTTATTTTGGAGGCAGGGAGGCTTTCTCCGTCGGCCTGTAATTCTCAGCCCTACGAGGTCTTTGTTGCCCAAAGCGAAAAGGCCAAGATAATTGCAGATGCTAAGATGGGGTCTTTTAACAAGTTTATTGATGACTGTAATACTTTTTTGGTAATAACCGAAGACAATTACAGCCTGCCTGCAAAGATAGGTTCGCTGATAAAGAAGGTCGACTTTAAGGCCATAGATATAGGCATCTTAACGGCCAACCTTGTAAATGCAGCCTCAGCCCTAAATTTGGAAACCTGCATCCTCGGTGTCTTTGACGAAAAACGAATCCAAAAGCTCATAGAGCGAAAGAAGAGAATCCGCCTTGTCATAGCCCTAGGCTATCCTAAAGAAGGTTACCCTTTGAGGGAAAAGACAAGAAAAGACTTTGATGATAATATGCACTTTTTATAG
- a CDS encoding NCS2 family permease: MERFFKLKEHNATVRTEVIAGITTFLAMAYILAVNPGILSEAGMDRGAVFTATALSAAIATLAMGLLANLPVALASGMGLNAFFTYSVVIGLGYSPSTALTAVFLEGVLFILLSAVNVREAIVKSIPLNLKKAVAAGIGIFITFIAFQNSGIIVDNPATLVGLGKFTWGSPAVLALIGLIITCALFILRVPGAILIGILITTIIGIPLKITVPFGGWEGWSPISLPSAPAVLNFDFSNVLSFKFFIVFVSFLFVDIFDTVGTLVGVATQANLVDKDGNIPKIKQAFLSDAIGTVVGAALGTSTVTSYVESTAGVAAGGRTGLTSVVTAGMFIIALLFSPIFLLIPAAATAPALIIVGFLMMTQAGEINYKDPTEGIPAFLTMIMMPFTYSVAEGIVYGVLAYVILKCIKGKFKEIPVVTWILFVIFMLRFFVKF; the protein is encoded by the coding sequence ATGGAAAGATTTTTTAAACTTAAAGAGCACAATGCTACCGTGCGCACCGAAGTTATTGCGGGTATTACTACCTTTTTGGCAATGGCTTATATTTTGGCTGTAAATCCCGGCATTTTAAGTGAAGCCGGAATGGATAGAGGTGCCGTTTTTACTGCGACTGCTCTGTCCGCCGCTATTGCAACCCTAGCTATGGGCCTTTTGGCTAATCTGCCTGTTGCTCTTGCTTCAGGAATGGGATTAAATGCCTTTTTTACATATAGCGTTGTTATCGGCTTAGGTTATTCCCCGTCTACGGCATTAACGGCCGTATTTTTAGAAGGCGTTCTTTTTATTTTGCTTTCAGCTGTAAATGTCCGTGAAGCTATAGTAAAATCCATACCTCTTAATCTTAAAAAAGCTGTAGCCGCAGGTATCGGTATCTTTATTACCTTTATCGCTTTTCAAAATTCGGGCATAATTGTCGATAATCCTGCGACCCTCGTAGGACTCGGAAAATTCACTTGGGGTTCTCCTGCCGTTTTAGCCCTTATCGGTTTAATTATAACCTGTGCTCTTTTTATTTTAAGAGTACCGGGAGCAATCTTAATAGGTATTTTAATTACAACCATCATAGGTATTCCCTTAAAGATTACGGTTCCATTCGGAGGCTGGGAAGGCTGGTCTCCTATAAGTCTCCCCTCGGCACCTGCCGTACTTAATTTTGACTTTTCAAATGTTCTTTCTTTTAAGTTTTTTATCGTATTTGTTTCATTCCTCTTTGTCGATATTTTTGATACGGTCGGAACCCTTGTAGGCGTTGCAACTCAGGCGAACCTTGTAGATAAAGATGGAAATATTCCCAAGATTAAGCAGGCCTTTTTATCGGACGCTATCGGAACAGTAGTAGGTGCCGCACTCGGAACATCAACGGTAACAAGTTATGTAGAAAGTACGGCCGGTGTTGCAGCCGGAGGAAGAACCGGTTTAACCTCTGTGGTTACAGCCGGTATGTTTATCATTGCCTTGCTGTTTTCTCCGATTTTCTTATTGATTCCTGCAGCGGCCACTGCTCCTGCTTTAATAATAGTAGGCTTTTTGATGATGACCCAAGCCGGCGAAATAAACTATAAGGATCCTACAGAGGGTATCCCCGCATTCTTGACAATGATTATGATGCCCTTTACCTACAGTGTTGCCGAAGGTATCGTATACGGTGTTTTGGCCTATGTTATCTTAAAATGTATTAAAGGAAAATTCAAGGAAATCCCTGTTGTCACATGGATACTTTTTGTGATTTTTATGTTAAGATTTTTTGTTAAATTTTAA
- a CDS encoding aldose epimerase family protein produces the protein MKITTTEFGTFSNGNKALLFTIFNGKMMLCCTNYGCCITGILLPSKNGGFDDVVLGYSSFIGYINNFPHFGSFIGRYAGRISNAEFTLGNQQYLLTPNDGGKHCLHGGYPFYDKVLYEAKTFKNRQEAGVVFSRISPDGEQGFPGNLKIEVSYSLTPDNEIIIRYKAVPDKTTPVNFTNHSYFNLNPAGMQSNGSYVSVLNHEVQIFSEQYLETNQELIPTGKFLKVENTGYDFRKPRLLSEGVQEIGGSFDNSWVIKKEVSDHKTLAAIVKEPVTKRILTVYSTQPALIMYTGGFLNNELGKNGDVYNKFAGLCLESQSFPDSLHQPHFPNTVIKPGEVYEHETLWHFAF, from the coding sequence TTGAAGATAACAACGACCGAATTCGGAACTTTTTCAAACGGAAATAAGGCCTTACTATTTACGATTTTTAACGGTAAGATGATGCTCTGTTGTACTAATTACGGATGCTGTATTACGGGAATTCTTTTACCGTCAAAAAACGGCGGCTTTGACGATGTTGTTTTAGGATATTCGAGCTTTATCGGCTATATAAATAATTTTCCGCATTTCGGTTCTTTTATAGGCAGATACGCAGGCAGAATTTCAAATGCGGAATTTACTTTAGGGAATCAGCAATATCTTTTAACGCCCAATGACGGCGGTAAACACTGTCTTCATGGAGGTTATCCGTTTTACGATAAAGTCTTGTATGAAGCAAAGACCTTTAAAAACAGGCAAGAGGCAGGCGTCGTTTTTTCGCGTATCTCTCCCGATGGAGAGCAGGGTTTTCCCGGAAATTTAAAAATTGAAGTAAGCTATTCTCTTACACCGGATAATGAGATTATTATAAGATATAAGGCCGTGCCGGATAAAACTACACCGGTTAATTTTACCAATCACAGCTATTTTAATTTAAATCCAGCCGGAATGCAGTCTAACGGTTCCTATGTTTCGGTATTAAATCATGAAGTTCAAATATTTTCCGAGCAATATCTTGAAACTAATCAAGAGCTCATTCCGACGGGTAAATTTTTAAAGGTAGAAAATACGGGCTATGATTTTAGAAAACCGCGGCTTTTGAGCGAGGGCGTACAAGAAATAGGCGGAAGTTTTGATAACAGCTGGGTTATAAAAAAAGAAGTCAGCGACCATAAAACCTTGGCTGCAATAGTAAAAGAGCCCGTTACCAAGAGGATATTAACCGTCTACTCAACCCAACCTGCTCTTATAATGTATACGGGCGGTTTTCTTAACAATGAACTAGGTAAAAATGGAGACGTCTACAATAAATTTGCAGGCCTTTGTCTTGAAAGTCAATCCTTTCCGGATTCGTTACATCAGCCCCATTTCCCCAATACCGTAATTAAGCCGGGTGAAGTTTATGAACATGAGACTCTTTGGCACTTTGCATTTTAA
- a CDS encoding phosphate/phosphite/phosphonate ABC transporter substrate-binding protein encodes MKHKIILFLAAICLLFGCTKNETQKPVTMVFLPNESSDAMKDARQAFMEIISEAIGRPVEIKTTTDYNIALEAIISGNADMAYIGAEGYINAHKRNPAIIPAVTNSGPSGTLEDALYYSFIAVRTEDAAQYKDGAGYDLNRLKGKSISFVSTSSTSGFVIPATLLVKRFGLTGTDELIQGNSVFSKVLFAGSHQGSQVNLFRKDADAAAFAIPQTIGVYDLIEGEAYQTGAAYKVVEGAIEPFDKFPESEITIIQSIPVLNAPIVMNTKTLSPEEQNKIQEALTSEKTANNPGIFKIKDSDKKGMYPKYTEKTKLVKTTDDWYDKIRNLTK; translated from the coding sequence ATGAAACACAAAATTATATTATTTTTGGCAGCTATCTGCCTCCTTTTCGGTTGTACTAAAAACGAAACACAAAAGCCGGTTACCATGGTATTTTTACCGAATGAATCAAGCGATGCTATGAAGGATGCACGGCAAGCTTTTATGGAAATAATAAGCGAAGCAATAGGCCGTCCCGTCGAAATCAAAACGACAACGGATTATAACATAGCCTTAGAAGCAATTATATCCGGAAATGCAGACATGGCTTATATCGGAGCCGAGGGTTATATAAATGCCCATAAAAGAAATCCGGCCATTATACCTGCGGTTACCAATTCAGGGCCGAGCGGTACATTGGAAGACGCTTTGTATTATAGTTTTATAGCAGTAAGAACGGAAGATGCAGCTCAATATAAAGATGGAGCCGGCTATGATTTAAACCGCTTAAAAGGAAAAAGCATTTCATTTGTTTCTACAAGCTCTACATCGGGTTTTGTAATTCCTGCAACTCTGCTCGTAAAAAGATTCGGATTAACCGGTACCGATGAGCTTATTCAGGGAAATTCCGTTTTTTCAAAGGTGCTATTTGCAGGTTCCCATCAAGGCTCACAAGTTAATCTATTTAGAAAGGATGCAGATGCCGCAGCCTTTGCAATTCCTCAAACAATAGGCGTCTATGATTTAATTGAAGGAGAAGCCTATCAGACAGGAGCCGCTTACAAGGTTGTAGAAGGAGCTATAGAACCCTTTGACAAATTTCCCGAAAGCGAAATTACCATAATCCAATCGATTCCGGTTTTAAACGCTCCAATAGTCATGAATACAAAGACCCTTTCCCCCGAAGAACAGAACAAAATACAGGAAGCCCTTACCTCCGAAAAAACGGCAAATAATCCCGGTATTTTTAAAATAAAAGACTCCGACAAAAAAGGAATGTATCCCAAGTACACGGAAAAAACAAAACTTGTTAAAACCACAGATGATTGGTATGATAAAATAAGAAATTTAACAAAATAA
- the rodA gene encoding rod shape-determining protein RodA: MNIRKITNFDYLLFLAVVLLSFIGILFIYSSGINSAGEIVSKEYGKQILWACTGIVLLLLSCIYDYRRIKDRTFLIYLVGMILLLYTGIFGTVRHNARSWIGLKNLGIQPSEFIKLIFILFLAYYLDKSQKEEPLKRFIKAMAIMIVPVALILKQPDLGTASVYIPIFLIMCFIAGIPLRFILYVFFLGVLTIVFTLMPLWEEIILKTSHIMTNILKNSQVSIIILFAMGISTVVAMIGNVLLKRRYYYWIAYVLSLITIAFAGSIAGVRALKEYQMMRLIIFLDPEVDPLKHGWNIIQSITAIGSGGLTGRGYLMGTQSHYRYLPEQSTDFIFSILSEEWGFLGGLFVFFLYSIVFFRFFLSIKRCDDFFGKLIVSGILAMFFFHFFVNVGMVMGIMPITGIPLLFLSYGGSSLWTAMISVGVVIGINLRQL; the protein is encoded by the coding sequence ATGAACATACGCAAAATTACAAATTTTGATTATCTATTATTTTTGGCTGTTGTTCTTTTGTCATTTATCGGAATACTTTTTATTTATTCTTCAGGAATAAATTCCGCGGGAGAAATTGTTTCTAAGGAGTATGGTAAGCAGATTTTATGGGCTTGTACAGGTATTGTTTTACTCTTGCTTTCCTGCATTTACGATTACAGGCGGATAAAGGATAGAACATTTTTAATTTATTTGGTAGGAATGATTTTGCTGCTATATACCGGCATTTTTGGAACTGTCAGGCATAATGCAAGGAGCTGGATAGGTTTAAAGAATCTAGGTATTCAGCCTTCGGAATTTATAAAACTTATTTTTATTCTTTTTTTAGCCTATTATTTGGATAAATCACAAAAAGAAGAACCTCTAAAGCGCTTTATAAAGGCGATGGCGATAATGATTGTTCCTGTTGCCCTTATTTTAAAACAGCCTGACCTTGGAACAGCAAGCGTATATATTCCGATTTTTTTGATAATGTGTTTTATTGCCGGTATTCCGCTTCGCTTTATCCTCTATGTATTTTTTCTTGGTGTATTAACAATAGTGTTTACTCTTATGCCTCTTTGGGAGGAAATAATTTTAAAGACAAGTCATATTATGACAAATATTTTAAAAAATTCTCAAGTTTCCATTATTATCCTATTTGCGATGGGGATTTCAACCGTAGTTGCAATGATAGGTAATGTTTTACTAAAAAGAAGATATTATTATTGGATCGCTTATGTTCTTTCGCTTATCACTATTGCTTTTGCAGGTTCTATAGCAGGGGTGAGGGCTTTAAAAGAATATCAAATGATGCGTTTAATTATCTTTTTGGATCCTGAGGTAGACCCCTTAAAACACGGCTGGAATATAATTCAGTCAATTACAGCTATCGGTTCAGGCGGCTTAACGGGACGCGGTTATCTTATGGGCACTCAAAGTCATTACAGATATTTGCCTGAACAAAGCACGGACTTTATTTTCAGTATTTTATCTGAAGAATGGGGCTTTTTAGGCGGCCTTTTTGTTTTTTTTCTTTACAGCATAGTTTTTTTTAGATTTTTTCTTTCGATTAAGCGTTGTGATGATTTTTTTGGAAAGCTGATTGTTTCCGGTATTTTGGCAATGTTCTTTTTCCATTTTTTTGTAAATGTAGGCATGGTCATGGGAATAATGCCTATTACAGGTATCCCTCTCTTGTTTTTATCCTACGGCGGTTCTTCCCTTTGGACGGCTATGATTTCCGTCGGCGTTGTTATAGGAATAAACTTACGTCAGTTGTAA